The genome window ATGCCCGATGCCAGTTTACTAACCACGTCGTCGTTAAATTTTGACCGCCGCAGTGGTATCGCGAGCACAGACCTACCCGTCAAAATAACAAACCAACAGTTTGAAACGACAGCAACTGGCATGACGATCAACATTAATTCGCGGACCTCCGATTTACTATCGGACGTAAAAGGCACTTTTTATGTCGAACCTTAAACAACTATCCCTGTTGGCTTGCACATGCCTATTCGCTACCCAGCTTGCCTTTGCGTTACCTGACGACCGCAAGAAGCCTATCCATATCGCCGCTAATAGCGCTCAGATTGATGAAAATAGCGGAATTACTACCTATACGGGCAACGTGCTTATTACCCAGGGTACTATGAAAATAAAAGCCGCTAAGGTTAACCTTTATCAGAAAAATAATGACGTAAACCGCATTGTCGCCACGGGTAGCCCAGCAAGCTTTAGCCAACAAGCATCAGCAAACCAAGCTATTACCGACGCGTTTGGTCAACGTTTAGAGTATCAAGTTGATAAACAAACCATCACGATCACCGGCAACGCTCGCGTAGAACAAGACAAGAACCAATTCAGCGGCGAACGCATTGTTTATCAGATGGAAAAGTCTCTCGTTAATGCCTATAGCGGTGAAGGCAACTCAGGACAGCGCGTACAAATGATTATCCAACCAAAAGCGAAATAATATGATGACGCCGGATAGCACTTTACACGCTCGCAACTTAGCAAAATCATACAAAAAACGTAATGTCGTTCGCGATGTATCCCTCTCGGTCAATAGCGGTGAAATCGTAGGACTTCTGGGTCCCAATGGTGCCGGTAAAACTACCTGCTTTT of Neptunomonas phycophila contains these proteins:
- the lptA gene encoding lipopolysaccharide transport periplasmic protein LptA, with amino-acid sequence MSNLKQLSLLACTCLFATQLAFALPDDRKKPIHIAANSAQIDENSGITTYTGNVLITQGTMKIKAAKVNLYQKNNDVNRIVATGSPASFSQQASANQAITDAFGQRLEYQVDKQTITITGNARVEQDKNQFSGERIVYQMEKSLVNAYSGEGNSGQRVQMIIQPKAK